The following are encoded in a window of Rhodopirellula bahusiensis genomic DNA:
- a CDS encoding S46 family peptidase, whose translation MFAHVRRWFLSGSCMVFALAGLSSNSHADEGMYLFNDVPRELLRDRHQFEPSEEWLKHLQLSSVRFNSGGSGSFVSSNGLVLTNHHVASDTLAKLSSKDRNLIDDGFLAKSFDEELKAPDLELNQLISIEDVTDRVNEQITEAADAEEAAKQRRAVIATIEKESLDETGLRSDVVTLFGGAKYHLYRYKKYTDVRLVWAPETAAAFFGGDADNFEYPRYNLDATLMRVYEDGEPAKLEHFLKWNDQPAKDGDLVFVSGHPGRTQRIFTVEALEYLRDERLPHVLDLLRRKEVLLQQYRLEGKEAARRGRDELFGIQNARKAYSGMLAGLQDPQTFVSKRGRQDRLLTALSKSQEHSGLADAWKEVAEVQKEKTELLDRSVSLRSELFQLALRILILSEEDRKPNEERLPGYTDSGRESLMAQLLSPAPIYDDLEMVKLADEIALLLESRGMNDSIVQEVLAGRSPKQVASELVSGTKIKDVETRKALIEGGLDAVLASKDPMIRMARVIAPEYRRIDKINEQLSEREKQAYAEITQATTVIEGTGGYPDATFTLRLAFGVVSGYEERGEQIEPTTNFAGAFTHAKEHEGQEDFDLPESWMSAKDKIDLDTQLNFVCTADIIGGNSGSPVVDRDGALVGLIFDGNIQSLTSDYLYTDVLSRAVSVSGVAIPEALRSIYQANDLADQLGN comes from the coding sequence ATGTTTGCACACGTGCGCCGTTGGTTCTTGTCGGGAAGTTGCATGGTTTTCGCGTTGGCTGGTCTGTCCAGCAATTCGCATGCTGATGAAGGCATGTATTTGTTCAACGATGTCCCTCGCGAATTGCTGCGAGACCGACATCAGTTCGAACCGTCCGAAGAATGGCTGAAGCATTTGCAGCTCTCTTCGGTTCGGTTTAATTCCGGTGGTTCCGGATCGTTTGTGTCCTCCAACGGTTTGGTGCTGACCAACCACCATGTTGCCAGCGACACGTTGGCCAAACTCAGTTCCAAAGATCGCAACCTGATTGACGATGGGTTCTTGGCGAAGAGCTTTGACGAGGAACTCAAGGCACCTGATCTGGAACTGAATCAACTGATCTCGATCGAGGACGTGACCGATCGAGTCAACGAGCAGATCACCGAAGCCGCGGACGCTGAAGAAGCCGCCAAACAACGCCGGGCAGTGATCGCGACGATCGAGAAAGAATCGCTCGATGAAACCGGTTTGCGAAGCGACGTCGTGACGCTGTTTGGCGGAGCGAAGTATCACCTTTATCGATACAAGAAATATACCGACGTGCGATTGGTATGGGCTCCCGAGACCGCTGCCGCATTCTTTGGTGGCGACGCGGACAACTTTGAATACCCTCGCTACAACCTCGACGCGACGTTGATGCGTGTCTATGAGGATGGCGAACCTGCCAAGCTGGAACACTTCCTGAAATGGAACGATCAACCGGCCAAAGATGGAGACCTTGTCTTTGTCAGCGGTCACCCTGGTCGCACGCAGCGGATCTTCACCGTCGAGGCGCTGGAGTACCTTCGCGACGAACGATTGCCTCATGTGTTGGATTTGCTTCGTCGCAAAGAGGTTCTGCTTCAGCAATATCGTTTGGAAGGCAAAGAAGCGGCTCGCCGTGGACGCGACGAGTTGTTTGGAATCCAAAACGCTCGCAAGGCTTACTCAGGCATGTTGGCTGGACTGCAGGATCCGCAAACGTTTGTGTCCAAAAGAGGTCGCCAAGATCGTCTGCTGACTGCACTTTCTAAGTCACAGGAACACTCGGGACTGGCGGACGCTTGGAAAGAAGTCGCGGAAGTGCAGAAGGAGAAGACTGAGTTGCTAGACCGCTCGGTATCGCTTCGCAGTGAGCTTTTCCAACTCGCTCTTCGAATTCTGATTTTGTCAGAAGAAGATCGCAAACCCAATGAAGAACGTTTGCCCGGATACACCGATTCGGGGCGCGAATCGCTGATGGCTCAATTGCTTTCACCGGCACCGATCTACGACGATTTGGAAATGGTGAAGTTAGCCGACGAGATCGCTTTGTTGCTCGAAAGCCGCGGCATGAACGACTCGATCGTTCAAGAAGTCTTGGCGGGACGTTCGCCCAAACAAGTCGCCAGCGAATTGGTGTCCGGGACGAAAATCAAGGACGTCGAAACACGCAAGGCACTAATCGAGGGTGGGTTGGACGCCGTCTTGGCATCGAAAGATCCGATGATCCGAATGGCTCGTGTGATCGCACCAGAGTATCGCCGAATCGACAAGATAAACGAGCAACTCAGCGAACGTGAAAAGCAGGCTTACGCGGAGATCACCCAAGCGACGACTGTAATCGAAGGCACCGGAGGCTATCCCGACGCAACTTTCACACTGCGTTTGGCGTTCGGTGTGGTTTCTGGTTACGAAGAACGCGGCGAACAGATTGAGCCGACAACGAACTTCGCAGGTGCGTTCACCCACGCGAAGGAACATGAAGGGCAAGAAGATTTTGACCTTCCCGAATCTTGGATGTCCGCGAAAGACAAGATCGACTTGGATACCCAGCTCAACTTTGTCTGCACCGCGGATATTATTGGTGGAAACAGTGGTTCACCGGTGGTCGATCGAGATGGAGCCTTGGTGGGACTGATCTTTGATGGAAACATCCAAAGCCTGACCAGCGACTACCTCTACACCGACGTCCTGAGCCGAGCGGTGAGTGTGTCCGGCGTCGCAATTCCCGAAGCCCTGCGTTCGATCTACCAAGCCAACGACTTGGCCGATCAACTCGGGAACTGA